A genomic region of Microlunatus sagamiharensis contains the following coding sequences:
- a CDS encoding response regulator has translation MSDAGASRVRVVVVDDQPLVRMGLRTLIGSEDDLELVGEAEDGRAALDLVRRVRPDVALMDIRMPRLDGIEAMRAIAADPTLAGVRVVVLTTFETDEHVFDALQAGAAGFLVKDSEPADMLRAVRLAAAGESLLSPSVTRRVIDSFARSAPARRGHPRLSDLTEREREVLGLIGEGLSNDEIGTRLVVSPATARTHVSRVMTKLGARDRAQLVVVAYQSGLVR, from the coding sequence GTGAGCGACGCAGGCGCCTCCCGTGTCCGGGTCGTCGTGGTCGACGACCAGCCGCTGGTGCGAATGGGGCTGCGCACCCTGATCGGCTCCGAGGACGACCTCGAGCTCGTCGGCGAGGCCGAGGACGGCCGGGCGGCGCTCGACCTGGTGCGTCGGGTGCGTCCCGACGTCGCCCTGATGGACATCCGGATGCCGCGGCTGGACGGGATCGAGGCCATGCGGGCGATCGCCGCGGACCCGACGCTGGCCGGCGTACGGGTCGTGGTGCTGACGACCTTCGAGACCGACGAGCACGTCTTCGACGCGCTGCAGGCGGGTGCGGCCGGCTTCCTGGTCAAGGACTCCGAGCCGGCCGACATGCTGCGCGCGGTCCGGCTGGCGGCGGCGGGGGAGTCGCTGCTGTCGCCCTCGGTGACGCGGCGCGTGATCGACTCCTTCGCCCGGAGCGCGCCGGCCCGGCGCGGCCACCCCCGGCTGAGCGACCTGACCGAGCGCGAGCGCGAGGTCCTCGGCCTGATCGGCGAGGGCCTGAGCAACGACGAGATCGGCACCCGCCTCGTCGTCAGCCCGGCCACCGCCCGGACGCACGTCAGCCGGGTGATGACCAAGCTCGGCGCCCGGGATCGCGCCCAGCTCGTCGTCGTCGCCTACCAGTCGGGGCTGGTTCGCTGA
- a CDS encoding LON peptidase substrate-binding domain-containing protein encodes MAMFPLGSVLLPAMPLHLRVFEERYLLMLSELVAAEDARFGVVLIERGFEVGGGDHRFGAGTVADILQVAAEDGVVGLAAQGGRRFEVVEWLDGTPYPRAEVRELDDLEWDDALAPLLEETEQVVRSTLAQASEFAETGWSPDVELADEPMPRCWQLAGIAPLGDLDRLTLLRAASTEELLRLTAELTRDARVQYSAPWPDDEA; translated from the coding sequence ATGGCGATGTTCCCGCTCGGCTCGGTCCTGCTCCCGGCGATGCCGCTGCACCTGCGCGTCTTCGAGGAGCGCTACCTGCTGATGCTCTCCGAGCTGGTGGCGGCCGAGGACGCGCGGTTCGGGGTGGTGCTCATCGAGCGCGGCTTCGAGGTCGGCGGCGGTGACCACCGCTTCGGCGCGGGCACGGTGGCCGACATCCTCCAGGTGGCCGCCGAGGACGGGGTCGTGGGGCTCGCCGCGCAGGGCGGCCGGCGCTTCGAGGTCGTCGAGTGGCTGGACGGCACCCCCTACCCGCGGGCCGAGGTCCGCGAGCTCGACGACCTGGAGTGGGACGACGCCCTGGCGCCGCTGCTCGAGGAGACCGAGCAGGTCGTGCGCAGCACGCTCGCCCAGGCGTCGGAGTTCGCCGAGACGGGCTGGTCCCCGGACGTGGAGCTCGCCGACGAGCCCATGCCGCGCTGCTGGCAGCTGGCCGGCATCGCCCCGCTCGGCGACCTCGACCGGCTCACCCTGCTGCGCGCGGCCTCGACCGAGGAGCTGCTGCGCCTCACGGCCGAGCTCACCCGCGACGCGCGGGTCCAGTACTCCGCGCCCTGGCCCGACGACGAGGCCTGA
- a CDS encoding LacI family DNA-binding transcriptional regulator: MARVTLKTVATAVGVSPATVSNAYNRPDQLSAELRERILAVAAELGFTGPDAAGRALRTGRSGAVGVLLTGHLSYAFSDPYAVAMLAGLASAVERTTSIVLLPLPHDEHGEPDLSVVRSASIDALALLSLSDGHPAAELARARGLGLVTTHRVDDPGASWVAIDDRRTGVLVAEHLAGLGHTDVLVVAPTVDDPDDAEVRVVDPPRIGYADYAARLAGISDTLGGRISMVTAGVNDFDSGLRAAAWLLAQDRLPTAVVALSDVLALGVLEGLTAAGVDVPATVSVCGFDDIAAAAPRGLTTVRQPITERGREIGRMLLDPTDPPRQVLMDVELVVRTSSGPPRTTA, from the coding sequence ATGGCCAGGGTGACGCTCAAGACGGTGGCGACCGCGGTCGGCGTCTCGCCGGCCACGGTCTCCAACGCCTACAACCGGCCCGACCAGCTGTCGGCGGAGCTGCGCGAACGCATCCTCGCCGTGGCCGCGGAGCTGGGGTTCACGGGGCCGGACGCGGCCGGCCGGGCCCTGCGCACCGGACGCTCCGGCGCGGTCGGGGTGCTCCTGACCGGGCACCTCTCCTACGCCTTCTCCGACCCGTACGCGGTCGCGATGCTCGCCGGGCTCGCCTCGGCCGTCGAGCGCACCACCTCGATCGTGCTGCTGCCGCTGCCCCACGACGAGCACGGCGAGCCCGACCTGTCTGTGGTCCGCTCGGCCAGCATCGACGCCCTCGCCCTGCTCTCGCTGTCCGACGGCCACCCCGCCGCCGAGCTCGCCCGGGCCCGCGGCCTCGGCCTCGTGACGACCCACCGCGTCGACGACCCCGGCGCGAGCTGGGTCGCGATCGACGACCGGCGTACGGGGGTCCTCGTCGCCGAGCACCTGGCCGGGTTGGGCCACACCGACGTCCTCGTCGTCGCCCCGACGGTCGACGACCCCGACGACGCCGAGGTCCGGGTGGTCGACCCGCCGCGGATCGGCTACGCCGACTACGCCGCCCGCCTCGCCGGGATCTCCGACACCCTCGGCGGCCGGATCTCGATGGTCACCGCCGGGGTGAACGACTTCGACTCCGGGCTGCGGGCCGCCGCCTGGCTGCTCGCGCAGGACCGGCTCCCGACCGCGGTCGTCGCCCTGAGCGACGTCCTCGCGCTCGGGGTCCTCGAGGGCCTGACCGCGGCCGGCGTCGACGTTCCCGCGACGGTGTCGGTGTGCGGGTTCGACGACATCGCCGCCGCCGCGCCGCGCGGGCTCACCACCGTGCGCCAGCCGATCACCGAGCGCGGCCGCGAGATCGGCCGGATGCTCCTCGACCCCACCGACCCGCCGCGCCAGGTCCTGATGGACGTCGAGCTCGTCGTCCGGACCAGCTCGGGCCCGCCGCGAACCACCGCCTGA
- a CDS encoding Gfo/Idh/MocA family protein: protein MKIGVIGTGQFAGSFIGLWQRHPDVGDIHVTDLVPERAAEHVERYGIAGAYDDADALIASDVDAVAVFTQRWTHAELVLKALDAGKHVYSAVPMALQVDEIEAIVRKVEETGLVYMMGETSYYNPAVVWAREQNAKRAFGRVFYSEGDYVHDMDNGFYAAYQFSGGEGWKATASYPPMLYPTHAVGGVLGALPTHATSVSCIGIKDDRGDGVFDADVSLWGNEFSNMTALFGLADGGTMRTNEFRRVGHPGRVHESRFRFYGTDGVMEQTSTGASWSTRDEIEDIGELFRTYTHGGQAVDPTVLEGLDPALRHSFESGLAKVHDTSRLPKEFDGAPNGHEGSHHFLADDFVRAVTTVTQPPVNAWRAARFTLPGIVAWDSANADGVRLPVPDFGDGPADPGWG from the coding sequence GTGAAGATCGGCGTCATCGGGACGGGGCAGTTCGCAGGGAGCTTCATCGGGCTGTGGCAGCGCCACCCCGACGTCGGGGACATCCACGTCACCGACCTCGTGCCCGAGCGGGCGGCCGAGCACGTCGAGCGCTACGGCATCGCCGGCGCGTACGACGACGCCGACGCCCTGATCGCCTCCGACGTCGACGCGGTGGCCGTCTTCACCCAGCGCTGGACGCACGCCGAGCTCGTGCTGAAGGCCCTCGACGCCGGCAAGCACGTCTACTCCGCGGTGCCGATGGCGCTGCAGGTGGACGAGATCGAGGCCATCGTGCGCAAGGTCGAGGAGACCGGGCTCGTCTACATGATGGGCGAGACCAGCTACTACAACCCGGCGGTCGTGTGGGCCCGTGAGCAGAACGCCAAGCGCGCGTTCGGCCGCGTCTTCTACTCCGAGGGCGACTACGTGCACGACATGGACAACGGCTTCTACGCCGCGTACCAGTTCAGCGGTGGCGAGGGCTGGAAGGCGACCGCGTCGTACCCGCCCATGCTCTACCCGACCCACGCCGTCGGCGGCGTGCTCGGCGCCCTGCCCACGCACGCGACGTCGGTGTCCTGCATCGGGATCAAGGACGACCGCGGCGACGGGGTGTTCGACGCCGACGTGTCGCTGTGGGGCAACGAGTTCAGCAACATGACCGCGCTCTTCGGCCTCGCCGACGGCGGCACGATGCGCACCAACGAGTTCCGTCGGGTGGGGCACCCCGGGCGGGTGCACGAGTCGCGCTTCCGCTTCTACGGCACCGACGGCGTCATGGAGCAGACCTCCACGGGCGCCTCGTGGAGCACGCGCGACGAGATCGAGGACATCGGCGAGCTGTTCCGGACCTACACCCACGGCGGTCAGGCGGTCGACCCGACCGTGCTCGAAGGCCTCGACCCGGCCCTGCGGCACTCCTTCGAGTCGGGCCTGGCGAAGGTGCACGACACCAGCCGGCTGCCGAAGGAGTTCGACGGTGCGCCCAACGGCCACGAGGGCAGCCACCACTTCCTCGCCGACGACTTCGTCCGTGCGGTGACCACCGTTACGCAGCCGCCGGTCAACGCGTGGCGGGCGGCGCGGTTCACGCTGCCGGGCATCGTCGCGTGGGACTCGGCGAACGCCGACGGCGTACGGCTGCCCGTGCCCGACTTCGGCGACGGCCCGGCCGACCCCGGCTGGGGCTAG
- a CDS encoding sensor histidine kinase, with protein MSHARRVLLLNAALGLGIAWFCWAAAHVPWQDPDGQAGDRDGRGPRFGGPAGGGRGPDGPWTTTSVPWTAAPFLLLLALGVALRRARPRTAFVASVVGVGGFFATTSFFAPALLALALTVYPMAVALPVRRWAWLLALLVPAVLAAHHDEAYLGVLEPVVYAELVMALALAVAPVLLVLLRRSRREVERRERAEEVRRSAYEERLRVAREVHDVVGHSLSVVTMQAGVALHVLDKQDGAGVPAEVTAALEAIRRSSRDALAELRTTLGMFREAEPRSPVAGLARLDDLVAALGTAGRPVSVVRDDHGDGTPLPAAVDQAAFRIVQEALTNVVRHADGAGASVRVERRPDALVVEVADEGPGAVVAEGNGIRGMRERAAALGGEVEVVPGPRRGLVVRARLPLVGAEVTS; from the coding sequence GTGAGCCACGCCCGTCGCGTGCTGCTGCTCAACGCCGCCCTCGGGCTCGGGATCGCCTGGTTCTGCTGGGCCGCGGCGCACGTGCCCTGGCAGGACCCGGACGGCCAGGCGGGCGACCGCGACGGGCGGGGGCCGCGCTTCGGCGGGCCGGCCGGCGGCGGCCGCGGACCGGACGGGCCCTGGACCACGACCTCGGTGCCCTGGACGGCCGCACCGTTCCTGCTCCTGCTGGCCCTCGGCGTCGCGCTGCGCCGGGCACGGCCGCGCACCGCCTTCGTGGCGAGCGTCGTCGGGGTCGGCGGCTTCTTCGCGACGACGTCGTTCTTCGCGCCGGCGCTGCTGGCCCTCGCGCTCACCGTCTACCCGATGGCCGTCGCGCTGCCGGTCCGGCGCTGGGCGTGGCTGCTGGCGCTCCTGGTCCCCGCGGTCCTGGCTGCGCACCACGACGAGGCCTACCTCGGCGTGCTCGAGCCCGTGGTCTACGCCGAGCTGGTGATGGCCCTCGCCCTCGCCGTCGCGCCGGTGCTGCTCGTCCTGCTGCGCCGCAGCCGGCGCGAGGTCGAGCGGCGCGAGCGGGCGGAGGAGGTGCGCCGCAGCGCGTACGAGGAGCGGCTGCGGGTGGCGCGCGAGGTGCACGACGTCGTCGGGCACAGCCTGTCGGTGGTTACCATGCAGGCCGGGGTCGCGCTGCACGTCCTCGACAAGCAGGACGGGGCGGGCGTCCCGGCCGAGGTGACGGCGGCGCTGGAGGCGATCCGGCGCTCCAGCCGCGACGCCCTCGCCGAGCTGCGGACGACGCTGGGCATGTTCCGCGAGGCCGAGCCGCGCTCGCCGGTCGCCGGGCTCGCGCGGCTCGACGACCTCGTCGCGGCGCTGGGCACCGCCGGCCGCCCGGTGAGCGTCGTCCGGGACGACCACGGCGACGGCACGCCGCTGCCCGCCGCGGTGGACCAGGCGGCGTTCCGGATCGTGCAGGAGGCCCTGACCAACGTGGTCCGCCACGCCGACGGCGCCGGCGCGAGCGTCCGGGTCGAACGGCGCCCGGACGCGCTGGTCGTCGAGGTCGCCGACGAGGGCCCGGGCGCGGTCGTCGCGGAGGGCAACGGGATCCGCGGGATGCGCGAGCGGGCCGCGGCGCTCGGCGGCGAGGTCGAGGTCGTCCCCGGCCCGCGACGCGGCCTGGTCGTCCGGGCCCGGCTGCCGCTCGTCGGCGCCGAGGTCACCTCGTGA
- a CDS encoding DUF3592 domain-containing protein — MTLTQGAWLVSLGLVLFGAFFLLIGIRTVRADSRRRRTWRPYPGEVVATDWDGEQTRCQVAYRRADGTTALFWNTSTSTVVRDPLGRPVQVLENPADPHEAVVASGIVSGDLVGTVFAVVGGVIVAAGVVVAAVLLSR, encoded by the coding sequence GTGACCCTCACCCAGGGCGCGTGGCTGGTCTCGCTGGGGCTGGTGCTCTTCGGCGCGTTCTTCCTCCTAATCGGCATCCGGACGGTCCGCGCGGACAGCCGGCGCCGCCGGACCTGGCGCCCCTACCCCGGCGAGGTCGTCGCGACGGACTGGGACGGCGAGCAGACCCGGTGCCAGGTCGCCTACCGCCGGGCGGACGGCACCACGGCGCTCTTCTGGAACACCTCCACCTCGACGGTCGTGCGCGACCCGCTCGGTCGCCCCGTCCAGGTGCTGGAGAACCCGGCCGACCCCCACGAGGCGGTCGTCGCCTCCGGGATCGTCAGCGGCGACCTGGTCGGCACGGTCTTCGCCGTGGTGGGCGGCGTCATCGTCGCGGCCGGCGTGGTCGTGGCCGCGGTGCTCCTCAGCCGCTAG